The sequence below is a genomic window from Wyeomyia smithii strain HCP4-BCI-WySm-NY-G18 chromosome 1, ASM2978416v1, whole genome shotgun sequence.
ATTTTGGACACGTACGCCTTCAAGTCCTCGTGAGTTCGAGCACCGGAGTACTTTTCGATCTTCTTGCCGTCCTCGATCCACAGCAGCGTTGGATAGCCTTTCACCTCGAAGTCGGTACAGATCGGCCGGTACTGGGTGCAGTCGATTTTGGACACGCTGATCGATGTGTCGTGTTGTAGCGTTTCGGCCAGCTGTTCCCAGGTGGGTGCCAGCTTGGTACAGTGACCACACCATGGGGCGAAGAACTTGACAAAATGCTTTCCGCTGGAGATGTGCTTGGCAAAGGTGTCATCGGTCAGCTCGACCAGTGCCGAAACGGGTTTCGGCGGTTCGGCAACGGATTCTGTCTCCTCCTCATCATCATCTTCTGTCGCTTCCAAACCGAGCTGCTCCCGGAGGAAGGAACCGAAGGCGTCCATTTCACGCGCTCCCCGATATTTGACCGATGCCTCCGAACCGGTGGCTCCGGCTTTGAAGAACTTCAGCGTTGGATAGCCGGTGACGTCCTGTTCGCTGCATAGCTCACCGTCGGTAGTGCAGTCTACTCGGCCGATCTTTACCTGGGCCGCACTGTCTTCGTTTTTGCTTTCAGCCAACTTGGACCAGGTCGGAGCTAGCTTTTTGCAGTGACCGCACCTGAAATGAAGAAAAGAGGGATCACAAATTAGCCATGGCTCTAAAACAAGGGTTCCTAATCGGGGGTTTGCGGCCAGTATTGGTCAATTTGACAGGTGATTGCAGTTTCATTCTTGATACCTCTGTGAGACCGAATTTTCAAACCTAAGGATCAATCGTGATTTTTCGCTATGGTAAAAAAGGTGTACCTATGTCAATATatttgaaaagaaaatattacGTATAACAACGGATTAGGACTACGGATTTTAATATCAAATTGATAGGTGTTTCGAATCACTTGAAACTTCGACTTTTTGATCATTAGATAGCTTTCTCTCGCATCTACTGTGAGCTTTCGCCAGTTG
It includes:
- the LOC129717544 gene encoding thioredoxin domain-containing protein 5 homolog; translated protein: MYAYSGIFGTFVLLLAVAFAHDEDTQSVLLTKDNFASELETSNYFVMFFAPWCGHCKKLAPTWSKLAESKNEDSAAQVKIGRVDCTTDGELCSEQDVTGYPTLKFFKAGATGSEASVKYRGAREMDAFGSFLREQLGLEATEDDDEEETESVAEPPKPVSALVELTDDTFAKHISSGKHFVKFFAPWCGHCTKLAPTWEQLAETLQHDTSISVSKIDCTQYRPICTDFEVKGYPTLLWIEDGKKIEKYSGARTHEDLKAYVSKMAGGISGDETEKTIDGAEKDNTSAVLQLSEPNFQHTIEKGVTFIKFYAPWCGHCMRLAPTWEQLAEKFIGSDTVKIAKVDCTLEVNKVLCGEQKVNGFPTVFIYRNGEVLSEYNGNRSLEDLHDFVTRHLVEHDEL